The Streptomyces sp. SS1-1 genome has a segment encoding these proteins:
- a CDS encoding acyl-CoA dehydrogenase family protein gives MAGSTHSVTNQPPPLTGYDAYTTDRALVSAVERHLPAALREEVAGELSALGRTCGSAQVQEWGVLANENPPRLRTHDRYGHRVDEVDFHPSWHRLLGKGVSAGLTAAWTRPGGHVRRAAAFVLWTQVEAGNTCPLSMTHAAVPALRTDPGLAAEWEPRLTSVVYDRGLRPAADKAGVLFGMGMTEKQGGSDVRANTTRAVPLAESGTYALTGHKWFCSAPMSDAFLVLAQAPGGLTCFLVPRMLEDGGRNVFLLQRLKDKLGNRSNASAEVEFDGTWARRVGEEGRGVRTIIGMVAATRLDCVLGSAGLMRQAVAQAVHHCAHREAFGAKLADQPLMRNVLADLAVESEAATTLALRLAAAYDDGDEQERALLRIAVPAAKYWVTKRCAPVAVEAAECLGGNGYVEESQMPRLVRESPLNSIWEGAGNVQALDVLRVLRREPAALDAYLREVGLARGADHRLDAAIRGLLTELADLEGVEARARRVTERLALVLQGSLLVRFAPSDVADAFCASRLGGDAGAAFGTLPHSLARAALVERARPTS, from the coding sequence ATGGCAGGCAGCACTCACAGCGTGACCAACCAGCCCCCGCCCCTGACCGGGTACGACGCCTACACCACCGACCGGGCCCTGGTGTCGGCCGTCGAACGGCACCTTCCGGCCGCCCTGCGCGAGGAGGTCGCCGGGGAGCTGTCGGCGCTCGGACGGACGTGCGGGTCGGCGCAGGTGCAGGAGTGGGGGGTGCTGGCGAACGAGAACCCCCCGCGGCTGCGGACCCACGACCGCTACGGCCATCGCGTCGACGAGGTCGACTTCCACCCGTCCTGGCACCGGCTGCTCGGCAAGGGCGTCTCCGCCGGTCTGACGGCGGCGTGGACGCGGCCCGGCGGGCATGTGCGGCGGGCGGCGGCGTTCGTGCTGTGGACGCAGGTCGAGGCGGGCAACACCTGTCCGCTGTCCATGACCCACGCGGCGGTCCCCGCCCTGCGCACCGACCCCGGGCTGGCCGCCGAGTGGGAGCCGCGGCTGACGTCCGTGGTGTACGACCGCGGGCTGCGGCCGGCGGCGGACAAGGCGGGCGTGCTGTTCGGGATGGGCATGACGGAGAAGCAGGGCGGCAGCGACGTCCGCGCCAACACGACGCGGGCGGTGCCGCTCGCCGAGTCCGGCACGTACGCGCTGACCGGGCACAAGTGGTTCTGCTCGGCGCCGATGTCCGACGCGTTCCTGGTGCTGGCGCAGGCTCCCGGCGGGCTGACGTGCTTCCTGGTGCCCAGAATGCTGGAGGACGGCGGCCGCAACGTGTTCCTCCTCCAGCGGCTCAAGGACAAGCTGGGCAACCGGTCCAACGCGTCCGCCGAGGTCGAGTTCGACGGGACGTGGGCGCGCCGGGTCGGCGAGGAGGGGCGCGGGGTGCGGACCATCATCGGGATGGTCGCGGCGACCCGCCTGGACTGTGTGCTCGGCTCGGCCGGTCTGATGCGGCAGGCGGTGGCTCAGGCGGTCCACCACTGCGCCCACCGCGAGGCGTTCGGCGCGAAGCTGGCCGACCAGCCGCTCATGCGCAACGTCCTGGCCGACCTGGCCGTCGAGTCGGAGGCGGCGACCACGCTCGCGCTGCGGCTGGCCGCCGCGTACGACGACGGGGACGAGCAGGAGCGGGCGCTGCTGCGGATCGCCGTGCCGGCCGCCAAGTACTGGGTGACCAAGCGGTGCGCGCCGGTGGCCGTGGAGGCGGCGGAGTGCCTGGGCGGCAACGGGTACGTCGAGGAGTCGCAGATGCCGCGGCTGGTGCGCGAGTCGCCGCTGAACTCGATCTGGGAGGGCGCGGGCAACGTCCAGGCGCTGGACGTGCTGCGGGTGCTGCGGCGGGAGCCGGCTGCGCTGGACGCGTATCTGCGGGAGGTCGGCCTGGCCCGGGGCGCCGATCACCGGCTGGACGCGGCGATCAGGGGGCTGTTGACGGAACTGGCCGATCTGGAGGGCGTCGAGGCGCGTGCCCGGCGCGTGACCGAGCGGCTCGCGCTGGTGCTCCAGGGGTCGCTGCTGGTGCGTTTCGCGCCATCGGACGTCGCCGACGCGTTCTGCGCGTCGCGGCTCGGCGGCGACGCGGGCGCCGCGTTCGGGACGCTGCCGCACAGCCTGGCGCGGGCCGCGCTCGTGGAGCGGGCGCGGCCAACCTCCTGA